A single Mangifera indica cultivar Alphonso chromosome 20, CATAS_Mindica_2.1, whole genome shotgun sequence DNA region contains:
- the LOC123203826 gene encoding protein trichome birefringence-like 23 codes for MNLNGKLCLSLNKYNQLLLKLAVAILLMGLAFRFLFFSSHEFFSPDLETAPAVAKSDVTEATPTDNFTIDVSAYEDQNLEPGKEPYDENEMPQEDQEEEKCDIFTGDWIPDQSGPVYTNETCAFIEGHQNCMRNGRPDSGYLYWRWKPQNCQLPPFNAEKFLNLMRNKTWALIGDSISRNHVQSLLCMLSMVEKAVEVYQDEENKSKTWQFRSYNFTLSVVWSPFLVKAAIFEDINGVSTSEVELHLDKLDKKWTEQYFNIDYMIISTGKWFLKSAIYYENDTVVGCHYCPKRNLTELGFDYAYNKTLHQVMDFIATSTHKGLIFFRTSTPDHFENGEWHNGGTCKKTTPAKQGKIEIKDLHRILRNLELAAFQDTAAKAVENGVNFKLLDFTNLLLLRPDGHPGPYRNFHPFAKDKNAAVQNDCLHWCLPGPLDAWNDVIMEMMLNT; via the exons atgaatttgaatggGAAGCTATGTTTGTCTCTTAACAAATACAACCAGCTGCTTTTAAAATTAGCGGTTGCCATTCTCTTGATGGGTCTAgcatttaggtttttattttttagctcCCACGAGTTTTTTTCGCCTGATCTGGAGACCGCGCCCGCTGTTGCAAAAAGTGATGTGACTGAAGCAACACCAACTGATAATTTTACCATTGATGTTTCAGCATATGAAGATCAGAATCTGGAGCCTGGAAAAG AGCCCTATGATGAGAATGAGATGCCTCAAGAAG ATCAGGAAGAAGAAAAGTGTGATATTTTTACTGGGGATTGGATCCCGGACCAATCAGGACCTGTTTATACCAATGAAACCTGTGCCTTCATTGAGGGTCACCAGAATTGTATGAGAAATGGGAGGCCTGATTCAGGGTATTTATACTGGCGTTGGAAGCCACAAAATTGCCAGTTGCCTCCATTTAATGCAGAAAAATTTCTCAACTTGATGAGGAATAAAACATGGGCTTTGATTGGTGATTCAATATCTCGTAATCATGTGCAGTCATTGCTGTGTATGCTCTCAATG GTTGAAAAAGCTGTTGAAGTTTATCAGGATGAAGAAAACAAATCTAAAACATGGCAGTTCCGCTCTTATAACTTCACCTTGTCAGTTGTCTGGTCCCCCTTCCTTGTTAAAGCTGCAATTTTTGAAGACATTAATGGTGTTTCAACATCTGAGGTCGAGCTTCATCTAGACAAGCTTGACAAAAAATGGACTGAGCAGTATTTTAACATTGACTACATGATAATTTCAACTGGGAAATGGTTTCTCAAGTCTGCAATCTACTATGAGAATGACACGGTAGTGGGCTGCCATTACTGCCCGAAACGGAACCTGACAGAGCTGGGATTCGATTACGCCTATAACAAAACCCTCCATCAGGTTATGGATTTCATAGCAACTTCCACGCACAAAGGGTTGATTTTTTTCAGGACAAGCACACCAGATCACTTTGAAAATGGAGAATGGCATAATGGGGGTACTTGTAAGAAAACAACACCGGCTAAACAAGGCAAGATTGAAATAAAGGACTTGCACAGGATTCTACGGAACCTGGAATTAGCAGCATTCCAGGATACAGCTGCAAAAGCAGTTGAAAATGGGGTAAATTTCAAACTTCTTGACTTTACTAATCTTTTGTTACTGAGGCCTGATGGGCATCCAGGTCCATACCGAAATTTTCATCCATTTGCGAAGGACAAAAACGCTGCTGTTCAGAATGATTGCTTGCATTGGTGCTTGCCTGGACCATTAGATGCTTGGAATGATGTAATTATGGAGATGATGCTTAATACATAA
- the LOC123204756 gene encoding high mobility group B protein 6-like produces the protein MLEKMKMEKEKTEEMLKVKDKMLKMKEEELDGKEKAQEKLHKELKKLHKMKEFKPNMRIALAFRAWNCHVIESVFTGSFRVFKGLILKIFLQVFPIIKKDQDKKDRKKGGCPEKKRPSPPYILWCKDQWNEVKKENPEADFKEISNILGAKWKNVRAEEKKSYEEKYQADKDAYLQAMAKDNSESEAMKLLEDDHKQKTAMELLDQYLLFKHDAEKENKKTKKEKNPMKPKQPMTAFFLFANERRAILLAEPKNILEVAKISGEEWKNMTEKEKEPYEELAKKNKEKYAQEMEAYKRMKDEEVNNLKKEEEELMKLHKHEALQLLKKKEKTENIIKKTKEKRQKKKLNTDPNKPASSFLLFSKEARQALLQQRAGTNCSTLSALMPVKWKVKFYIWVPI, from the exons ATGcttgagaaaatgaaaatggaaaaggAGAAGACCGAGGAAATGTTGAAGGTGAAAGATAAGATGCTGAAGATGAAGGAGGAGGAGCTTGATGGGAAGGAAAAAGCGCAGGAGAAGCTTCATAAGGAGTTGAAGAAATTGCACAAAATGAAGGAGTTCAAGCCCAACATG AGGATTGCTCTTGCCTTTAGAGCTTGGAATTGTCATGTAATTGAATCTGTCTTCACTGGTTCTTTCAGGGTTTTCAAAGGtttaattctgaaaatttttcttcaggTTTTTCCTATTATAAAGAAGGATCAAGACAAGAAGGACAGGAAGAAGGGCGGATGTCCCGAAAAGAAAAGACCATCTCCACCCTACATTCTCTGGTGCAAAGATCAGTGGAATGAGGTGAAGAAAGAGAACCCAGAGGCGGATTTCAAGGAGATCTCAAACATTTTGGGTGCAAAATGGAAGAATGTTCGTGCTGAGGAGAAGAAGTCTTATGAGGAAAAATATCAGGCTGACAAGGATGCCTATCTGCAGGCAATGGCCAAGGATAATAGTGAAAGTGAAGCAATGAAGCTTTTAGAAGATGATCACAAACAGAAAACAGCTATGGAGCTGCTTGATCAATATCTTCTGTTCAAACATGATGCAGAAAAGGAGAACAAGAAGACAAA GAAAGAGAAGAATCCAATGAAACCAAAGCAACCCATGACAGCATTTTTCCTCTTTGCAAATGAGAGGAGGGCAATTCTTCTAGCTGAGCCCAAGAATATTTTGGAGGTGGCTAAGATATCTGGTGAAGAATGGAAGAACATGaccgaaaaagaaaaagagccTTATGAAGAA TTGGCAAAGAAGAACAAGGAGAAATATGCTCAAGAAATGGAGGCATACAAACGAATGAAGGATGAAGAAGTTAACAATCTCAaaaaggaggaggaggagcTGATGAAACTTCATAAACATGAAGCCTTGCAACTgctaaagaagaaagagaagactgAAAACATAATCAAG AAAACTAAAGAGAAGCGTCAAAAGAAGAAGCTGAACACTGATCCTAACAAGCCTGCTTCCTCATTCCTTTTGTTCAG CAAAGAAGCAAGGCAAGCTTTGTTGCAGCAGCGGGCTGGGACTAACTGCTCTACCCTTAGTGCTCTGATGCCAGTGAAATGGAAGGTAAAATTCTATATTTGGGTTCCTATATAA
- the LOC123204034 gene encoding probable GABA transporter 2 isoform X2: MAHPPQAERFPESAPDADAGVLFVLESKGKWWHAGFHLTTAIVGPTILTLPYVFRGLGWGLGFTCLTVMGLVTFYSYYLMSKVLDHCEKGGRRHIRFRELAADVLGSGWMFYFVILIQTAINTGVGIGAILLASECLQLPTFHSLRHINLASLLLSLGYTFLVVGACINAGLSKNAPSKDYSLESSKSSRLFSAFTSISIIAAIFGNGILPEIQATLAPPATGKMVKGLLMCYSVIFVTFYSAAASGYWAFGNKAESNILKSLLPDNGPSFAPALVVGLAVLFVLLQLFAIGLVYSQVAFEIMEKKSADVKQGMFSKRNLIPRIILRTLYVIFCGFMAAMLPFFGDINGVVGAIGFIPLDFILPMLLYNMSLKPPKSSLIYWINITIMVVFTGAGLMGTFSSVRKLILDANKFKLFSSDVVA; encoded by the exons ATGGCACATCCTCCTCAAGCGGAACGCTTCCCCGAGTCCGCCCCAGACGCAGACGCCGGTGTCCTTTTTGTTCTCGAGTCAAAAG ggAAGTGGTGGCATGCGGGGTTTCATCTGACGACGGCGATAGTGGGACCGACGATATTAACGTTACCGTACGTGTTCAGAGGGCTTGGATGGGGTCTGGGGTTTACGTGTTTAACGGTGATGGGGTTGGTGACATTTTACTCTTACTATCTGATGTCGAAGGTGCTAGACCACTGTGAGAAAGGTGGTCGTCGCCACATCAGATTCCGCGAACTGGCTGCCGACGTTTTGG GCTCAGGATGGatgttttattttgtgattCTGATTCAAACAGCCATCAATACTGGAGTTGGAATAGGAGCAATCTTGCTTGCATCGGAGTGCCTCCAG CTTCCCACTTTCCACTCACTCAGACACATCAACCTCGCTTCTCTTCTTCTAAGCTTGGGCTACACTTTCCTTGTAGTTGGTGCTTGTATTAATGCAG GTCTCTCCAAAAATGCTCCATCAAAGGACTATTCCCTGGaatcttcaaaatcatctagGCTTTTTAGTGCCTTCACTTCCATCTCCATAATAGCTGCCATTTTTGGAAATGGTATACTACCTGAAATACAG GCAACTCTGGCTCCACCTGCCACTGGGAAGATGGTAAAAGGCCTTCTAATGTGCTACAGTGTCATTTTTGTTACTTTCTATTCGGCAGCAGCTTCTGGTTATTGGGCATTTGGGAACAAAGCTGAATCAAACATTCTCAAGAGCCTACTGCCTGATAATGGACCTTCCTTCGCTCCTGCACTGGTTGTTGGTCTCGCAGTTCTGTTTGTTCTTCTTCAACTGTTTGCCATTGGCTTG GTTTATTCTCAAGTAGCTTTTGAGATCATGGAGAAGAAATCAGCTGACGTAAAACAAGGGatgttttcaaaaagaaaccttATCCCTAGGATCATTCTTCGGACGCTATACGTGATATTTTGTGGATTTATGGCAGCAATGCTTCCATTCTTTGGAGACATTAATGGAGTTGTAGGAGCAATTGGATTTATCCCCCTAGACTTCATCCTGCCAATGCTTCTTTACAACATGAGCTTGAAACCTCCCAAATCCTCCCTCATCTATTGGATCAACATTACTATCATGGTTGTTTTTACAGGTGCAGGATTGATGGGTACATTCTCCTCTGTAAGGAAGTTGATTCTCGACGCTAACAAGTTTAAGCTCTTTAGTAGTGATGTGGTGGCCTGA
- the LOC123204034 gene encoding probable GABA transporter 2 isoform X1 — MAHPPQAERFPESAPDADAGVLFVLESKGKWWHAGFHLTTAIVGPTILTLPYVFRGLGWGLGFTCLTVMGLVTFYSYYLMSKVLDHCEKGGRRHIRFRELAADVLGSGWMFYFVILIQTAINTGVGIGAILLASECLQIMYSNLSPNGSLKLYEFVAMVTFVMILLSQLPTFHSLRHINLASLLLSLGYTFLVVGACINAGLSKNAPSKDYSLESSKSSRLFSAFTSISIIAAIFGNGILPEIQATLAPPATGKMVKGLLMCYSVIFVTFYSAAASGYWAFGNKAESNILKSLLPDNGPSFAPALVVGLAVLFVLLQLFAIGLVYSQVAFEIMEKKSADVKQGMFSKRNLIPRIILRTLYVIFCGFMAAMLPFFGDINGVVGAIGFIPLDFILPMLLYNMSLKPPKSSLIYWINITIMVVFTGAGLMGTFSSVRKLILDANKFKLFSSDVVA, encoded by the exons ATGGCACATCCTCCTCAAGCGGAACGCTTCCCCGAGTCCGCCCCAGACGCAGACGCCGGTGTCCTTTTTGTTCTCGAGTCAAAAG ggAAGTGGTGGCATGCGGGGTTTCATCTGACGACGGCGATAGTGGGACCGACGATATTAACGTTACCGTACGTGTTCAGAGGGCTTGGATGGGGTCTGGGGTTTACGTGTTTAACGGTGATGGGGTTGGTGACATTTTACTCTTACTATCTGATGTCGAAGGTGCTAGACCACTGTGAGAAAGGTGGTCGTCGCCACATCAGATTCCGCGAACTGGCTGCCGACGTTTTGG GCTCAGGATGGatgttttattttgtgattCTGATTCAAACAGCCATCAATACTGGAGTTGGAATAGGAGCAATCTTGCTTGCATCGGAGTGCCTCCAG ATAATGTATTCAAATCTTTCCCCCAATGGGTCTTTGAAACTGTACGAGTTCGTAGCAATGGTGACATTTGTTATGATACTGCTCTCTCAGCTTCCCACTTTCCACTCACTCAGACACATCAACCTCGCTTCTCTTCTTCTAAGCTTGGGCTACACTTTCCTTGTAGTTGGTGCTTGTATTAATGCAG GTCTCTCCAAAAATGCTCCATCAAAGGACTATTCCCTGGaatcttcaaaatcatctagGCTTTTTAGTGCCTTCACTTCCATCTCCATAATAGCTGCCATTTTTGGAAATGGTATACTACCTGAAATACAG GCAACTCTGGCTCCACCTGCCACTGGGAAGATGGTAAAAGGCCTTCTAATGTGCTACAGTGTCATTTTTGTTACTTTCTATTCGGCAGCAGCTTCTGGTTATTGGGCATTTGGGAACAAAGCTGAATCAAACATTCTCAAGAGCCTACTGCCTGATAATGGACCTTCCTTCGCTCCTGCACTGGTTGTTGGTCTCGCAGTTCTGTTTGTTCTTCTTCAACTGTTTGCCATTGGCTTG GTTTATTCTCAAGTAGCTTTTGAGATCATGGAGAAGAAATCAGCTGACGTAAAACAAGGGatgttttcaaaaagaaaccttATCCCTAGGATCATTCTTCGGACGCTATACGTGATATTTTGTGGATTTATGGCAGCAATGCTTCCATTCTTTGGAGACATTAATGGAGTTGTAGGAGCAATTGGATTTATCCCCCTAGACTTCATCCTGCCAATGCTTCTTTACAACATGAGCTTGAAACCTCCCAAATCCTCCCTCATCTATTGGATCAACATTACTATCATGGTTGTTTTTACAGGTGCAGGATTGATGGGTACATTCTCCTCTGTAAGGAAGTTGATTCTCGACGCTAACAAGTTTAAGCTCTTTAGTAGTGATGTGGTGGCCTGA
- the LOC123204757 gene encoding uncharacterized protein LOC123204757 produces MEKIQLQRPKLEKLQAQTQEAKKQPPVWDCGSSLYDSFELNSLRLQLESALVSRSLSMSCLPDHRAPPPPPPPPPLGKKSSSSSKFSRSLQKLLKSVFKFKQSSTAMLKIRQRSGDDYGVYYDKTGALTTIPEAAEDDFGGFSPEINSLTKRTTSERLTVSSNITISCL; encoded by the coding sequence ATGGAAAAGATTCAACTTCAACGTCCCAAATTGGAGAAGCTTCAAGCACAAACTCAAGAAGCCAAGAAGCAGCCACCAGTTTGGGACTGTGGCAGCTCACTCTATGACTCTTTTGAGCTAAACTCCTTGAGGCTTCAACTTGAATCAGCTCTCGTTTCAAGAAGTTTATCAATGTCCTGTTTACCCGATCATAGAGCTcctccaccgccaccaccaccaccaccgctAGGCAAGaaatcttcttcctcttccaaGTTTTCTCGGTCTCTTCAGAAGCTCCTCAAATCGGTGTTTAAGTTTAAGCAAAGTTCTACTGCTATGTTAAAGATCCGGCAACGTTCAGGTGATGATTACGGCGTTTATTATGATAAGACTGGAGCTCTTACAACGATCCCAGAAGCAGCAGAGGATGATTTTGGTGGGTTCTCGCCGGAGATCAATTCTTTGACAAAGAGAACAACTTCCGAGAGACTTACAGTTTCTTCTAATATTACTATTTCTTGTCTTTAG